From Oreochromis niloticus isolate F11D_XX linkage group LG14, O_niloticus_UMD_NMBU, whole genome shotgun sequence, one genomic window encodes:
- the LOC100704044 gene encoding olfactory receptor 52K1-like, whose protein sequence is MEPVTENISSHKYFFLVGFSELGELRPFLFIPFSLMFVVSLFANSLLVYVIVSQRSLHSPMYILIASMSCIDLILPVFFVPHMLLSFLFDWRGISLIGCLVQMYFIHFFGTFQSTLLVWMALDRYFAICTPLYYQEQMTLAKFLKFVIPLFIRNMFVVLVVVSLAGKLPFCLRNVINHCFCEHMALVELACGSTIINSLVGLISVFLVPVTDFFLVTASYIIVFNSVLRLKKSSAKALHTCVTHIVVITVNLSIVLIALLSYRIRNGLPSAIRIFFSIMYLLFPTCFNPIIYGIRTTEIRQHILKTLKI, encoded by the coding sequence ATGGAGCCAGTGACTGAGAACATCTCCTCACACAAATATTTCTTCCTGGTTGGCTTTAGTGAACTCGGAGAGCTGAGGCCGTTCCTCTTCATCCCGTTCTCCTTAATGTTTGTTGTGTCACTGTTTGCTAACTCCCTGCTGGTGTACGTGATCGTTTCACAGAGAAGCCTCCACTCGCCGATGTACATCCTGATTGCCAGCATGTCGTGCATTGACCTCATTCTTCCTGTATTCTTTGTTCCCCACATGCTGCTGAGCTTCCTGTTTGACTGGAGGGGGATCTCTCTCATTGGCTGCCTTGTTCAGATGTATTTCATTCACTTTTTTGGAACTTTTCAGTCCACTTTGCTGGTATGGATGGCTCTGGATCGTTACTTTGCCATCTGCACACCACTCTACTATCAAGAACAAATGACTTTGGCAAAATTTCTTAAATTTGTGATCCCACTTTTCATCAGAAATATGTTTGTTGTCTTGGTGGTGGTCAGTCTGGCTGGAAAATTGCCATTCTGTCTGAGAAATGTGATAAACCACTGCTTCTGTGAGCACATGGCCTTGGTGGAGTTGGCCTGTGGAAGCACCATCATTAACAGCCTGGTGGGGTTGATTTCAGTCTTCTTAGTCCCAGTGACTGACTTCTTCCTCGTCACTGCCTCTTACATAATCGTATTCAACTCTGTGTTGAGGTTAAAAAAATCAAGTGCCAAAGCTCTTCACACCTGTGTTACACACATTGTGGTCATAACTGTTAATCTGTCCATCGTACTCATAGCTTTATTGTCATATCGAATAAGAAACGGTCTCCCTTCAGCCATTAGGATTTTCTTCAGCATAATGTACCTGTTGTTTCCAACCTGTTTCAACCCGATCATCTACGGCATCAGAACTACCGAGATCCGACAGCACAtcctgaaaacactgaaaatctgA